The nucleotide sequence CTGGCGATGTGCTGGTAGGGGTCAATACGACAAGCGTGAGCAGCCCCTCGCAGGCGGCTTCCGCTATTCATGCGGCCAGCAAGCGTAACACAGTGGCGCTGCGTATCATGCGGAATGGCCAGATCGGCTTTGTCGGAGTAAATCTGAAGGGTGACACCACCGACGGCTGATCAGATAGGAAGGATGGCTGGTTATCCCGGCCATCCCCCTGTTAGTCCCTTTGGCAGTGCTGGCTTGTTCAGCCGGAGCGGATCATCCGTTCCGGCTGATTTCATACAGAGCGATGGCGGTGGCGACGGAGACATTCAGGCTCTCCATCCCCTCAGCCATGGCGAGGGATACGATTTCATCGCAGTTTTCCCGCGTCAGGCGCCGCAGCCCGTCCCCTTCTGCGCCCATCACCAGCGCCACGCGGCGCTTGCCCAGTGCCGGGCCGGATAAGGGGGCGCCTTCCGCATCGAGACCGACCACCCATAGATCGGCGGCTTTCAGCGCCGCGAGGGTGCGGGCGATGTTGACCACGCGCAGCATCGGCAGCCGGTCCAGCGCACCGGAGGCAGCCTTGGCCATGGTGCCGCTTTCTTCTGGAGCGTTCCGGTCCTGCACGATGACGCAGCAGGCCTGAAAAGCTGCGGCAGAGCGGAGAATGGCGCCGACATTGCGAGGATCGCTGACTTGATCCAGCACCAGAACCGGGCCGGGACGCTGCGCCAGAATCTCATCCAGCGGCGGGGAGGGCAGCTTGTCCGCCAGCAGGGCAATGCCCTGATGCACCGATTCGGTACCGAGCAACTGATCCATATGTGCGCGTTCCGTGCGCTCCGGTGCCAGTGCCCAGGGTGGCGGCAGGCGTTCGGCAAGGGTTGCCTCGGCCTCTTCGGTCAGCAGCAGGCGACGGAGACGACGTGCCGGATTACGCAGAGCGGCCTCGACCGCGTGCAGGCCATGCAGCCAGACTGCGCCCACCGGTGCCTGCAATGCCCGTCCGCCGGAGCGGGAAGGACGCTCTGCAGCGGGTTGCGCATGCGCGGTGGTGTCCGATCTGGAATGGTCGGAACGCGGGCGGCGCTCGGCATGCTCATCGGAGCGGTTGGCTCCATCACGCGGACGGAAAGAGCGTCCTCCTGACGGTCGTTCACCGCCCTGCCGATGACGGGTGGGGCGTTCCGTGCGTTCCCCGAAACTCTGCTCATCCCTGGGAGCATCGAAACGCGGACGCCGTTCCGTGCGCTCGCTGGAATGATGGCCGGATTGGGAGGCTCCATCATGGGAACGAAAAGAGGGTTTGCCGCTTGCCGGGCGTTCTCCGCCCTGATAGGGGCGCTCCCCACGCTCGGCGAATCGCTGTTCACGCGTGGGCCTGTTGCCCTCGAAGCGCGGCTTGTCGGAGCGTGAGCGGTATTCCCCGCCCTGTTCGCTGCGTGCGGCCCCCTCACGGGATCGGAAGGATTTTCCTCCCGATGGACGGGCACCGCCGCTTTGATCGCTGCTGGAGCGTCCTGAGCGGGAAAAACCGCTGGAGGATGCGTTTTTTGTGGGCCGACCACGGCCCGTATGTTTTGAAGGTGGCTTCATTGCGCTGGTATAATCTGCTTTCGCGGGGCTTTAAATATCCAGAAATGCGTATCGGATACGTTGACAAGGCTGCCTTTTGGCTCTAGTCCGCACCCC is from Granulibacter bethesdensis and encodes:
- a CDS encoding TrmH family RNA methyltransferase encodes the protein MKPPSKHTGRGRPTKNASSSGFSRSGRSSSDQSGGARPSGGKSFRSREGAARSEQGGEYRSRSDKPRFEGNRPTREQRFAERGERPYQGGERPASGKPSFRSHDGASQSGHHSSERTERRPRFDAPRDEQSFGERTERPTRHRQGGERPSGGRSFRPRDGANRSDEHAERRPRSDHSRSDTTAHAQPAAERPSRSGGRALQAPVGAVWLHGLHAVEAALRNPARRLRRLLLTEEAEATLAERLPPPWALAPERTERAHMDQLLGTESVHQGIALLADKLPSPPLDEILAQRPGPVLVLDQVSDPRNVGAILRSAAAFQACCVIVQDRNAPEESGTMAKAASGALDRLPMLRVVNIARTLAALKAADLWVVGLDAEGAPLSGPALGKRRVALVMGAEGDGLRRLTRENCDEIVSLAMAEGMESLNVSVATAIALYEISRNG